The genomic DNA GCAGCTCCTGCAGCACAACCTCCGCTTCCTGCTCTGCGGGCAGCTCTGGCTCGGGCGCCAGCACCCTCACCCCGCCCCCGGCACAGCGACCCGGCTCCGTCGAGGCCCAGGTCCACGAGTGCTTTGGCACCTATAGCCAGGGCCGGGACAAGTACGAGAACCAGACGAGTTCCAGGCCTTGgagctgctctacgacctggataGTTGCTGGAACAAGGAATGGGAATGAGGGGAAGAGGATGAGGTGAATGGGGagatggggtggtagagggagatggggaggcagCGCTGAGCCCTGCTGTCTACCCTTTGTCATCTTAGTGGTAAATGTCATTGGTTTGATACCTCCCTTTGAAGTAATCTAAGGATGTAACTGCAATACATTTTGCAGCTTCATTGCTGTGTTGATGAtagaataaataagtatttagGGTGGTTGATGGGGTGCATATCAACCAGGATGTTTCATCTCAGGATGATGTTGAATTTAGTGATATTAGTGGCGgcacggctctggctgcagcggctcaccggcagtctcgtttgttttctgttttttgtgttgtttattttgttttggttagtctagtttttggtttttagtttgtgttttggggggggtgggtgttgaaacggggtttgcagtctctccctgtggGGGAATGTGAccttttgtcgtattccccttctctgcctccgtctgcactaaaggctaatggagctgacgacctcgaggctccggaggcagagcccgtcaggactcacCATGAgatcgctcccgtgagggtggtccggctcagggctggaagaggttgggatgctcccgtgagggcggccagcccgagggtggaacgaggctcccgtcggagcggccgagctcggggaggtgcggcgctcgcagcccgagggaggtttggcacccatgtcggggcggcccggcccgagggagaagcgacgcccaagtcggggcggcccggccggggcggcccggcccggggaagaagcgacgcccatgtcggggcggcccggtccaggggaggttcggcgcccatgtcggggcggcccagcccgaggctgaagacggtgcggtactcacgtgagggtggctgggacggtgttctggcggtggtggcctgagaccggggttcggccgcgggccagcggctgcgtctgcaggactggtgggcggcagcttcgaccaccccgggccgcggtgtttgagccgcgggactgatttataacatcgcccgggggggtatcgcctcagcgcagagggagaagaggagggaagagactgcagacctaagacatttccctccatcacagtgaggagatgctgggtggactcactgtggtggatgttaatatgtgtttattgttgtttttattgtattatatgtatgactgctgcaatttcgttcagacttcggtctgaatgacaataaaggctatctatctatctatctatctatctatctatctatctatctatctatctatctatctatctatctatctatctatctatctatctatctatctatctatctatctatctatctatctatctatctatctatctatctatctatctatctatctatctatctatctatctatctatctattttcttTAGGGCCATTGGCACTGAACTCCAGGcaattccatcacactcctgataTGCGTTGCAAACAATATGCTGTCTGTACAACACCCACCATGAGTGTGCCTCTGTGCAATAGATAGTATCTTGGAGTGAAACATAATCTGTTGAATACACTGGAAAGATCCTTTGGGTAACCTGTAGCAGTTTGTATTgccaacattttatttaaaaCTCTTGGAAATCTCATCAAGTTCTGTTCACAAATTTTGCTAGGAGTCGTTTACCGAAACTGTACAAGTGATGGATGGTCAGAACAATTCACTGCCTATGCAATAGCCTGTGGATATGATGTGAATGATACTCAAAATTCAATCAAGGTAAGAATGCAGAAATGCACATATGCCCAATGGAATGTACGGAGCAAGTCTATCAATATATTGCAATTGTCACTTAcatttaaattgtatttattgAGCTCATATTTTACATGAACTATGAAGTTAATTATAAAGCAAACTAAAACATTTCAAGTGTGCAGTTATATATATTGACTTTTTTAATTTTACTTATTTGTATCTTTACAAAGCAATCAAACTATATGAACATAAAGATTATGTATACAGTGGGACACAGTACATCCTTCATATCCCTGACCATAGCTGTAGCAATCCTTGGATTATTTCGGTGAGTATCAATGTTAATAATGTTTGAATATTTAATTGTTTGTCAGGATGAGACCTGATTGTATGTGCTTCTATGGTCTGGGCTATTTGGATGAGCATTAACTTTGTGATTGGTGATATCAACCTCACAGACAACTGcccatatatttatatttattttcttaaataGCCCAAGTTCCTTCTCCactgctccaaacctttccacagctAGGCTGACGATGATTGTCGTCATCGTCAGCAGCCTTCGATCCATACCTCCCTTTGCAGCTGCTTCTGGCACCTTGTTGACGTCCTCGTCGAACTGATGTcagactgccgtcttgcaggcATTTGACTCGAACCTTCTCCGGAGGTCAGTTCTGAGGGACGCTCCTCCCCATGGGCCTCCTCttctgatccagagccatctcaaggccttctccgctgcctctgtggtgttcttgatggctcttctcctctccattccgttgatgcctagcacactcaaggctttgtagagcgattgccctgcaaaacctctgcagccaacctcgatgggcatacatcttgccttccagccctgcttacggcagtttatgaccagctcttcgtacttggtcatcttcctctcatgggcctcctccagacgatcctcccacggcactgtcagatccaataagacaatgtttttggtcgcctctgagaccaggaggatgtctggcttcagggtggtcgtggcaatgtgctgtgggaacttcagctgtttcaccaggtctacagaaagctgccagtcctgcgcagtcgccagcattcctgactgattcctggctgctttGGTTCGGCAACTGCACTCCAGCCTTCACGAAGGttatcatctgggtggtggggcgtgctcgtctgcagctgctaattcccatgctgatggcttctgcaatggctttaagaacctggtcgtgacgccatgtgtaccggccctgcgcAAGAGCTTTTGGGCAGCAGCtgaggatgtgttccaacgtctccttgcctgagcattgcgggaaATCTGGaaattccgctttgccccagatgaagaggttcgatgggctgggcaggaccaTACATTGCcaggaccaggaacttgatgcccTGTGGTTCAgtctgccagagctcagtccatgttaCGTTAcgatccatggcctgctcccaccttgtccaggctccctgtgtaaatagctcgttctaagcttcccccccagtctagtttcagtcaaaaatcactgagtcaagcatttgcgcatctaaactttattttgacaaaacagaattacagttcccactactatacctaaccacctcaatcctcgtatctgcctgatcaagccctccacctgcctcctggcactgactcagtggtgacagtcaggtcgcccatgaaggctctgattgctggttggtacattcctgacttggtccgaaaTACAATTCCATTAAAGTCAATATAATCAAACTTTGGAAGTGGAGTTCAACATAAGCCTTGGTATTGTGCACTTGGAACCAGTAACTAATTATGTTTCTACAGCACAGTGTCTAAACCACAAAATGTTAGGTAGATATGTGAGTTAATCTTACATCGTCTACAGAAAGTAAGACCAAGATTaggaagtggcccttgtggctaaggggatcagagggtatggagagaaggcaggtacgggatactgagttggatgatcagccatgatcatattgaatgacggtgcaggctcgaagggccaaatggcctaatcctgcacctaatttctatgtttctaagtgcacAGGGGCTTGGGAGAGATTTCAAAGGGACTGAAAAAAAGGTGCAaaaaatatttattgtaaatttGTTGAGCATTTGGCACTGTCTTCTAGATAATGAAACACCATACGTAAAATTGTTTTTTAGAACTGGGATTTTATATAACAGTGAATGAATGAAACTCTAATAACCTGGCACACTTGCGATTTTGGTTGTGCCAGACTACTAGATTTTCTGCTAACATCCTATTAACATTACTTTCAGTTTTTTTACGTTACACAGCAATATGATACATTTTCCAGTTAACCCTGTGAGTTTAAAGGGGGTTCAATGCTTCTTTAATATtacatgtatcaaggtacagtgaaattcattttttgcatatgcttcagtaaattattactatacttaaacacaatcccagattaagtacaaaatgtatagaaatagtcTGAGACCATATACAAGAGTTGCCAGTCTTGGCATAATATTCAAAGTCCAAGTTGCTTTTAGTGTAGCTGGCCATAAAGGGCCGTTTTCTTGGCGACTTTGCAGGATGGCCTGGCCAAGCAAAGTTGTTGTTCTCCACCTCTGCTCCACTGCtctgtgctgctgcaggtcccgTTCGGTCCGCACACTTGGTCTCCTGGAGCATCACTCAGGAAATGTGCAAACACTACAATGCTATCAAGCTTCTGATCCCTGGGGTTCTGGCCACGGGTCTGTCTGTTCCATCCATGGATGCTCCTAGACAGattattcctccagcagtttgtctttgtTCAAGATTTTAGCATCCTCAATTTCTTGTATGTCTATGTTTGCTTccaccttcctcccctctctgatGTGTTTTGGCTGACCATGATATGAGTGTATTTGATATTCATGTTAtaagagatgtgattttttttcatatCGTTGTGTCCCTGTTTCTGCTACTTACTAGCACGATGACTAGCTATCACAGAAGACTGATATTTACACTGTTTAATTTTGTACTCTATAATTGATCATATTTCCTTTCTTTCCAGGAAACTTCATTGCACCAGGAATTACATTCATATGCACCTGTTTGTGTCGTACATGTTTCGTGCTATTTCAATCTTCATAAAAGACAGAATCCTCTTTTCCTCCGAAGCTGTTGATCATTGCAGTGCTTATTCGGTAATTATTTGATAGCTTAATAAAAATGCCATCTTCTTGAAGCTACTCCTGAAAATAACTTGCATAGAACTGCTCGGTCTACTGATGTAGCTTTCTACATATGTATTTCTAATCTACAAGAGACTAGAATATTTTAGCCGTGCATCTTAACTCATATCTTCATGCACTTTGGGGTTACACTACATCTGGTGCAAAGATCAAACACTGTCAGACTCTTTGCTGCATttggaaattaaatatatttgacTCCAAGATATAATTGCCATTCTTTCCCCAGATGTATCGTTACCTTTTCCCAAGAAACTGCTGTTTTCCTTTAACCATGCACCGTCAAAATCAGTGGTACCGATATAAAAGTATCACTTGCTGATTGTGTCATGGAaaaaggctattcagcccatggAATCCTTGTTGGCTCCCAGCAGACAAATTCCATCAATCCCATATGCCTCCCCACCTTATTTATTtgcgcaaagcacaaagtgctggagcaactcagcgagtcaggcagcatctgtggggggaatagaTAAGCGACGTTTCAAATTGGGATCATAGTTCAGACTAAAAAAGTGTCCCAAACCAAAATGCTTATCCaatctctccacagctgctgcctgacctgctgaattactccagcacttggtgttttgctcaagattccagcatcctcaATTCCTTGTGACTCCTTATTTCTCTGTATCTCTGCAAAATATTTATTCTTGCATGCTTATCCTATTCCTTTAATCTTTATTGGCACTCACTGTTActtgggggaaatttacagtagACAATTATCCTAGCAACTCCTCTTTGGAAATTGGGAGGAGGCCAGAGcaggaacccatgcagtcatggggaaaatgtgcaaaatcCACTGGAGGGTGGGAATCGGCCTCCAGCCCCTGTATCTGTGATGTTTTGCACTGActactgctccaccgtgccatcctATTAAATGTCACCACGCTGACCTAAAGTTAGAGGTAAAAAATCCCAATAATTTATCAGTTTTGAGAGTGAGACAAGACTTGCTGCATGAAAGAAAATCAAAAATTGCATTCAGAAGGTCAAGGTGCATCAGTAGAAAGAGAAGCAGGTTAATACTTAAGGTTAAAAACTATTGACCAGTTTTTAGATTAACCCAGAACTTGAcgtgatttattttgttttctatttGCTTGCTCCCCAGGTTGAATGCAAATTTGCCCTTATTTTCTTCCAATACTGTACTATGGCTAATTTCAGTTGGTTACTTGTAGAAGCTCTGTATCTGCACACACTCCTGGTGGTATCTGTATTTTCAGAGCAAAAATATTTCTGGTGGTTCATTATTCTTGGATGGGGTAAGTTTCAAATTAGGAATCTAAATTAAGGTTTTGTGTTCAGTTAAACTGTTCACTTTGGAAAGTCTTGTATATTTTTCCTGAATCTAACAATGTTCTTTTATTTTGTTGACACTTTCATCTTCTCTCCTGCAGGTGGCCCAGCACTTTTTATTTCACCTTGGGCAATTGCAAGAAGAATATATGAAAACACTGGGTAGGTGTTGTATCCATgataaataaaacatataaatAAAGACAAATACTGCAGAAATTTGAAACCTTTAATATAATAAAATCGGTGGATGACACAAATCAGGGTAAAACCATATATACCAAAAGCTGCAGAATTATTAATTAGTTATCTATTTAACACTATAATGATATGAATTACAGTACTTTACAGGTTGTAATGATCTAAATATACATGGAAATCGTCTTCTGACACGCCTGGTTAGTAGTAAAGAAAGCCTGCTATTCTTACCCATTTTGATAATTGCGCCTTTAAAGCATTTTGAGTAtatagaacctagaacagtacagcatgagaacaggcccttcgaaccacgATGTCTGTGCAAAACATGTGGTCAAttcaactaatctcatctgtttgcttatgacccatatccctccattccttgtgcttatctaaaaaagccactatcatatttgcttccACTATCACCCATGGCAGTGCGTTTCcggcacccaccactcactgtgtaaaacatttgtcgcaaacgtctcctttaaacttcctcttctcaccttaaagctatgcgctccagcctttgacatttccaacctgtgTTATGTTCGTTTCACTTCAAACAGCCAAAAATGCAATAAAATTAGTAATCAAGtagtaaaatctttattttgcCAGGCGGGTGCGGCAGTAAACGCTTACAGTATGCAATATACAGACTATAGGTTCACTCTATCCCCACACAcagaggtaatgttcaatcagatatatttataccccaataatcagcaattcagcaatATTTTATCTTCCAGAACATTGTATAGTCTCTGGCCtgttaagattgacaggttcttccgaggaagctattttttgcagattcaagcactCTTGTTTTTTGACCTTGTTGATCTATTGTTTAAGTACATTGCAATCTGTAGAGCAGAGTGAAAGAACCGTTGTCTGAATATTCCTCTGATTGTTTATATTATAGCGCAAAAACATCCAGTGTTATAGTGCTGTAGCCTTGCTAGTGTAATGGGAGAAAGGTGAAGGCATTTTTTTATTGCTTCAAATTctacagctgaatccattttgtgACTTTTAAATCTGTCTCACCTGGACAAAGATTCTGACtgactatcctatctatgcctctcataatttgatagatTACCATCAGAATACCATTCAACctctaatgagcctgtcccacttagacgatttttcaggcgtctgccggcgactgtcaagtttccggcagtcgtctgaaaaaccagtaactggaacagcgactgttaaggtggaacacacacacatcgcaaagagaagggagggagaaggagtgaagacaacttttagtcaagtcaagtcaagtcaagtcaagtttatttgtcacatacacatacgagatgtgcagttaaatgaaagtggcaatgctcgcggacttttgtgcaaaagacaaacaacaaaacaaccaaacaaattataaacacaatcataacacacatattcttttacataataaataatggaaggaaaaacgttcagtagagttagtccctggtgagataggcgtttacagtccgaattgcctctgggaagaaactccttctcaacctctccgttctcaccgcatggcaacagaggcgtttgcctgaccgtagcagctggaacagtccgttgcaggggtggaaggggtcagacaacttttaagaagccagagatacacgactgtgaagttctgcggacatttaacattaccggtccgttctccttggttctgaaaactactgcttacttttgTTTTCCTCAATGTgccaattaaattcaccggtcagcaccggctacaacctatgagaacctttgagaaccttcgacctcctggcaacccactaggacctcctgacgACCCATCTacagcatgagaattctcgctactctccatggcggcttcattctagtctacgctaatttttcaacatgttgaaaaatttgcagcgaccataatgaggccgcaactagttccctgAATACTCCTCATGATCATGacggcgactccctggcaaccacccgcgaaaatgtggcaaccatgtggcgactgcatagtctcctgcagtcgcctaaaaagtcacctaagtggggcaggcccataagtctccagataaaacaatacaagtttgtccTGTAGCTAATACACTCCAATCTAGGCAGCAACCTGGTAAACCTTACTCCAAATTCTGCACAGTTTTGTTTTATAAATATCTCATCCTGCTTCATGTAGAGTGTTTCCTATTCATAAAGGATACAgaaatacaataataaataataccACTGTGTATAATGAAACTAATCAAACAGTTTATTCAAATTCACATACTTTGTTCATCCATTTAGTCCAAGAAAAATACCATTAATTTAAAATCCATTTTCCTTATCAACAGCTGCTGGGATATTAATTCAAATGAATATATATGGTGGATCATCAAAGGACCTATAATTTCATCTATTTTTGTAAGTATTCTGCACTGTGGATTATTTTGACTATACTGTAAATAGCATTTAGCAATTTGCTGACTAGTGTAGGATGTAGGCAGCTGTTTGTTCACGTAGAAACTTTCTAAAATTTGGAAGAGGTATATAATGAGCTGGCAATCCAAAGGATCCAATATTACACCTTCTTCAATTTAAAAATTAGCTCCAGTGATGAGCTGGGAAACAGTTTCATGAAAGTTCAATCCCTTCAGGGAAAATACCAGTCATGCAGGGATTTCATATTCTGATAATTATTTCATTTGATTATTGAGTGCAAATTGGGAGACTGGATCCGGTGTGGAAATTGAATAGTGGAGCATGTTCCATGGCCCAGACCTGTTCTTATTTGTTAGGTTCTTCCAGTCTTACAACTCGATGTACATATAACATTATACGTTGGGCACattatagattaattggtttcataTGCCTCAAACCCACATTTACTTGAGCTAAACATAGAGGGCTGATTTCACGAGCGCTAATCACAACCTTGGGCAATGTGTGTCACAGTCTGAACCCAGAAATGCTCTTGACAGTAGAtaaacaccaaaagctggagtaattcagcaggtcagacagcaactctggagaaaaggaacaggtgacatttcgggttaagacctttcttcagaccgggtctcgacccgaaacgtcacttgtttcttttccccagagatgctgtatgacctgctgagttactccagtgtctatttttggtttaaaccagcatctgcagttctttcctgcacacatCATCTTGACAGTCCCTGGCAGAAGACAAAGCTGGACACAGTTCTGCCTTCTGTCAAATGTATATtgttttaaagatttaaaatataTGCACCATTCAACAATAAGGagcatatgagcagaattaggccattgggcccatcgaatctgctccgtcattcgatcatggcagatctatttttccctctcaacctcattcgtctgccttttccctgtgacctttgatgcccttattaatcaagaacttatcaatctccatttttaattatttggcctccacagccttctgtggcaatgaatttcccaGATTCAGCACCtcgggctaaagaaattcctcctcatatttaGATATTTGAAACTATTAACATTGAAAGAAGTAATAAATATAAATTTTATTATTTGAAATAAATacaattaattaaaatataaaatcagttagaaataatttaaatattaacCAATTAAGAAAGCTAAAATATATTCATGGCTTGCATTTGATCTGGCGCTGCATAATggctgcctctgcctacagcctgtttgttttctgtcttttatttatttttggtttGTTTGGGGTATGGTTTGGAAGATttttttcagtattttgtgtgggggaggggggtagggtaaggggggatccgtttttcagtcactttctggcgaggatgtgactatttTCCGAGTCGTGCCCTCGCAccccccctcctcgcagcctcTCAACTggtttggcgcggcctttcctgccaggtaccggatcagagcttcagcagcggcagcgcagcgctggatacatcgcggagcgggcgatgcctcacctgtgatcgccgtttgaagctccggagtgttgggcctgcagcaTTAACATCGCGGATCTGTGGTCTGTAGAGCTCCCAGCGCGGGAAGcgttgaccaacatcgcggagtcctgggaccctttgccgagggccgccagcgttgaatctctgcccagctcggcctgtggactttgggagccgcggactccggtaggaagtggccgattcagaggtccaagCCTCTGAGGATGTTCCtccattccgacgtcggagttccatcgtcccagcgagagggcctgaacatcgggacgcccatagcggcgactgcggggggctcgggaggccccgaccacgggtgaacatcggggAATATCAacgaggaggttgactgaactttggtgccttccctcacagtgggaaactttggtaccGCTGTGGGGATATTTGTGTTATGGACTATCGTGttttgtgcttttattttttttattcgtatggctgtatggggaaaaagcattttgttgtctaaGTACTTGTACTATGGACAATGACaatattgaatcaaatcaaatcaaatctccCATTTAATCCCCATTGAAATCAGTGAGGTTTTGAATCTTGCACTCAATCTGATGACATAAACATAAAAGGCAATGTACTGTGGCATTTCAGTGGAATGCCAGCAGGTCAGGGTTCTACTGTTATACTCCATGCAGAGCTCAGCATTAGAATGATGAGTTTGATTTGGCCAACACCCTTCTCCCCTAACCTGAACCTGTCAGTAACTTTTGGATTCACACTACATGTATAAAATTCCAGGGTTTACCTCAGTTTAAATAACTGAATGCCAATAGACACATTCAGCATCATTAACCACAATCAGGTGGTTTGAATAAGAGTCTAGCATTGATGTCCTTGCTATCCAAACATTGCAGAGATGATGGTAGGGCCATGGTTATAGCATCTGCCATGGACCTATTGAGGCACTAGGTGATTTGCAGTAAATCAAGGCTGTCCTGGATCCTGGAATTAACGTACGTCATGACCAGCATCTCAAAGCACTTcttatggtggatgtcagagcttCTTAAGGTGTGAGGATAGCAGCCATTAAGGTATGTTGCTGTGCTTGTCTTTGACACCAGGGTGAAAGTGGtgttcttaaagcaggtgggaatcttATAGGGAGtagggagaggttaaagatgtccttGAATACTCCTTAcagctggtctgcgcaggttCTGACGACACAGCCATGGACTCCTTCAGGGCCAGTTACTTTCCACGGGTACACTCTCAAAAATGTCATCTGACATCTGCGATGATGACCATGGATATAGGTGCACCTGAGGCTATCATGGAGGCAATGTCATTCCACTGACCTTCTGTTCAAAGCAAACAAAGAATGCATTGAGCTTGGCAGACGGATATGTTGTTGCCAGCGAGTCTGTCTGACTTTGCTACATAGCCATTACAGCATGCAAACCTTGCTATAGTCGATGGTGTCTGTGTGTTAATCTGGGATTCTGCTTGTCTCTTGGTGCCCTTGATGACTCTACAAAAGTCAAAACTAGGAAGTTGCTACAGAATGTTCTGCCACCACTCTTTCACTCCTTCCAATTCTTTGCTAATTTATATCTGTTAGTTACTAACACTCCTCAGTGTGGATACATTGCTTTCTATTAGGTTCTGTAAAAACTGGTCATGATTTTTTAATATGATCTCTTAAGTGGTATAACAGGGACAATCCAAGTTTCTTTTGTCTCTATGTACCTAAAGGCCATCAAACCTGTTAGCaatctcgtaaatcttctgtacattttctccagagcattgacattcttcctataagtGAAGTCCCTAAAATAGGAATACACCAGAAGAGCATCAATATGAATTTCTAAGAGTTTGGCATAACATCTGATGTGTTAAACTTTATATCTATACTTAACAACTTGTCAGCTTGTGTGCAACCTTCAAGATTCGTTGCACAGtacaagggcaattagggatgccTAATGAATGTAGCCTTGGCAGTGACACGCATGTGTACCATGGACACCACAGTCGAGCTGTTAGTAACACctcttcctcacagcgccagagatctaattcaatcctgacctgtctatgtggagtttgcacgtactccctgtgattGTATGGGTTTCCGCcagaagctccagtttccttgcacatcccaaatatgtgtgtGTTGGTTGGTTAACTGGCCACTATAGATTGCCCCTAAAGTGCTTGGAGAGTGATAGAATCTGTAAAGAgctgatgagaatgtggagagaaaaaagtgggattaataaagttttaGTGAAAATAGGTGGTTGATAGTCAGTGCTGAATCAGTACTCTATTTCTCTCTGACTCCATGACTTCAGATGTTTATTTTTATTCTATTTTGCAGATCAGCTTTGTGCTCTTTCTTCACATCATTAGGATATTAATAAAAAAGCTAAAAACACCTGATGTTATGGGGAATGAGTTTAACCAGTACAAGTAAGTCACTATGCTTGCCATCTTCTTCATGGTAAACCCTGGGTGTGGAAAATCTTGAACTCGCCATGGTGGTGGGAGATTTGAACCCCTGTATAGTGATATCACTAGCTTCATGTA from Leucoraja erinacea ecotype New England chromosome 7, Leri_hhj_1, whole genome shotgun sequence includes the following:
- the LOC129699146 gene encoding secretin receptor-like, with the translated sequence MTRIAEGEMYRDLCLSKDRGRRFSSLLLVRNKPLECEINNILRREEERCFETISNDKIDSKTRTFEAGCDRMWDNLTCWPPSSFGKTVAVPCPKVFYVLTHKEGVVYRNCTSDGWSEQFTAYAIACGYDVNDTQNSIKSSVQLYILTFLILLICIFTKQSNYMNIKIMYTVGHSTSFISLTIAVAILGLFRKLHCTRNYIHMHLFVSYMFRAISIFIKDRILFSSEAVDHCSAYSVECKFALIFFQYCTMANFSWLLVEALYLHTLLVVSVFSEQKYFWWFIILGWGKFQIRVAQHFLFHLGQLQEEYMKTLDVYFYSILQISFVLFLHIIRILIKKLKTPDVMGNEFNQYKRLAKSTFLLIPLFGVHYIVFIIFPETEGSLAIELRICLELFLGSFQVCT